In Candidatus Beckwithbacteria bacterium, one genomic interval encodes:
- the rplF gene encoding 50S ribosomal protein L6, producing MSRIGKQPVSIPEGVTVALEDRELVAKGPKGENRVKIQHGVTVTVADKEVVVTRKNDAKAIKALHGTTRNLINNAVIGAAQGYQKTLKLIGTGYRVAQQGSKLQISLGFSHPIDIEPVEGITFSVDGQDTIVVSGCNKHLVGQVAANIRAKRPPEPYKGKGIRYENEQIIKKAGKTSKGDAA from the coding sequence ATGTCAAGAATAGGTAAACAACCAGTATCAATTCCTGAAGGCGTAACTGTTGCTCTTGAAGATCGAGAGTTGGTAGCCAAAGGTCCTAAAGGCGAAAACAGAGTCAAAATTCAACATGGCGTTACAGTAACGGTAGCTGACAAAGAAGTAGTAGTTACTCGCAAAAATGATGCTAAAGCCATCAAGGCTTTACATGGGACAACCAGAAATTTGATCAACAATGCCGTTATTGGTGCAGCTCAGGGATATCAAAAAACGTTAAAACTGATTGGAACTGGATATCGGGTAGCTCAACAGGGTAGTAAATTACAGATTTCTTTGGGTTTTTCTCATCCGATTGATATTGAGCCAGTTGAAGGGATTACTTTCTCAGTTGACGGCCAAGATACCATTGTGGTTTCCGGTTGCAACAAACACTTAGTCGGTCAAGTGGCTGCCAATATTCGAGCCAAACGCCCACCTGAACCATATAAAGGTAAAGGTATCCGCTATGAAAATGAACAAATTATCAAGAAAGCTGGTAAGACCAGTAAAGGTGATGCAGCCTAA
- the rpsH gene encoding 30S ribosomal protein S8 → MMYSDPIADMLTRIRNGYMAKAGQVVIPHSKLKTAIAEVLKESQYLKEVSVQEENKKKTLVVELLYKQGKPAITKMIRISKAGRRVYQSKSKLPHVLSGLGIAIISNSKGVMTDKQARKQGLGGEIVCQVW, encoded by the coding sequence ATTATGTATTCAGATCCAATCGCAGACATGCTTACCAGAATCAGAAACGGCTATATGGCAAAGGCTGGACAGGTAGTCATACCTCACTCCAAGTTAAAAACCGCTATTGCTGAGGTTTTAAAGGAGAGTCAATATCTTAAAGAAGTTTCTGTTCAAGAAGAGAATAAAAAGAAAACTTTGGTAGTAGAACTTTTATACAAACAAGGTAAACCAGCTATTACTAAAATGATCCGAATCTCTAAAGCTGGTCGCCGAGTGTATCAGTCTAAAAGCAAGTTGCCGCACGTGTTGTCTGGTCTAGGGATTGCTATTATTTCCAACTCAAAAGGAGTTATGACTGATAAGCAGGCTCGTAAGCAAGGTTTAGGTGGAGAAATTGTGTGTCAAGTTTGGTAA
- a CDS encoding type Z 30S ribosomal protein S14, giving the protein MSTTAKFVKDLEKKPKFANRKRNRCQLCGRPRGYIRMFGLCRLCFRERAHRGELPGVTKASW; this is encoded by the coding sequence ATGTCAACCACAGCAAAATTTGTTAAAGATTTAGAAAAGAAACCTAAGTTTGCCAACCGCAAACGTAACCGCTGCCAATTATGTGGTCGACCTAGAGGTTATATCCGGATGTTTGGACTATGCCGTTTGTGTTTTAGAGAGCGGGCTCACAGAGGCGAGTTACCAGGTGTAACCAAAGCTAGTTGGTAA
- the rplE gene encoding 50S ribosomal protein L5, producing the protein MNRLQEKYQKEILPQLKKELEIANNMAVPRLAKIVVNMGMGDASKDKQIQEKIMAYMTQIAGQRPQFRKAKKSIADFGVREGDAVGIKATLRGERMYEFYDKLCSIVLPRLRDFQGVSLKAFDTQGNYNLGLSEQIVFPEVVYDTIDRVRGLQITITTTAKNRDEAYLLLKYLGMPFEKKEEN; encoded by the coding sequence ATGAATAGATTACAAGAAAAATACCAGAAGGAAATTTTACCACAGCTCAAAAAAGAGCTTGAGATTGCCAATAATATGGCTGTACCCAGACTGGCTAAAATTGTAGTCAATATGGGAATGGGTGATGCATCCAAGGATAAGCAAATTCAAGAAAAGATTATGGCTTATATGACTCAAATCGCTGGTCAAAGACCTCAATTTAGAAAAGCTAAAAAATCGATTGCTGATTTTGGTGTTCGTGAGGGTGATGCTGTTGGAATCAAAGCTACCCTACGAGGAGAACGAATGTATGAATTTTATGACAAACTCTGCTCCATTGTCTTGCCGCGGTTACGGGATTTCCAGGGTGTTAGTCTTAAAGCTTTTGACACTCAAGGCAACTACAATTTGGGTCTTTCGGAACAAATTGTCTTTCCAGAGGTAGTTTATGATACAATCGATCGGGTTCGAGGACTGCAAATTACGATTACTACCACTGCCAAAAATCGGGACGAAGCTTATTTATTACTAAAATACTTAGGCATGCCATTTGAAAAGAAAGAGGAGAACTAA
- the rplX gene encoding 50S ribosomal protein L24, giving the protein MKQTNTKLRVGDRIAVTKGKDQGKTGSIEKVIANKGQVLVENINMVKKHVKPRGNQQGGIITVNRPMSIANVQVVCPACKKRTRIAFEGEGKEKQRICKKCKAVLEFKKEDKK; this is encoded by the coding sequence ATGAAACAAACAAACACTAAACTACGAGTCGGAGACAGAATTGCAGTTACCAAAGGTAAAGACCAAGGTAAAACTGGATCTATTGAAAAAGTCATAGCCAACAAAGGCCAGGTTTTAGTGGAAAATATTAACATGGTCAAAAAGCACGTTAAGCCTCGGGGTAATCAGCAAGGTGGTATTATCACTGTCAATCGACCTATGAGTATTGCCAATGTGCAAGTAGTTTGTCCAGCTTGTAAGAAACGAACCAGAATTGCTTTTGAAGGTGAAGGTAAAGAAAAACAGCGAATTTGTAAAAAATGCAAAGCTGTTTTGGAATTTAAAAAAGAAGATAAAAAGTAA
- the rplN gene encoding 50S ribosomal protein L14, with the protein MIQLRTVLQVADNSGAKKLRVMLVHGGSKRRFGYVADIVTASVIKADATGAVKDGDKVKAVIVRTKKEIRRNDGSYIRFDENAAVVIESLTSKNPIATRIFGPIAREVKDAGFAKIASLAPEVL; encoded by the coding sequence ATGATACAACTACGAACCGTCCTACAAGTTGCCGATAACTCAGGAGCTAAAAAACTCAGAGTCATGCTTGTTCATGGTGGCAGCAAACGCCGTTTTGGCTATGTAGCTGATATTGTAACTGCCAGCGTCATCAAAGCTGATGCAACTGGAGCAGTTAAAGATGGCGATAAGGTCAAGGCTGTGATTGTCCGGACCAAAAAAGAAATCAGACGTAATGATGGTTCTTATATTCGTTTTGATGAAAATGCAGCTGTGGTAATTGAAAGTTTAACTTCCAAAAATCCGATTGCAACCAGAATTTTTGGGCCAATTGCCAGAGAAGTTAAAGATGCCGGTTTTGCCAAAATTGCATCCTTAGCACCTGAAGTTTTATAA
- the rpsQ gene encoding 30S ribosomal protein S17 encodes MKTITGIVVSNKMEKTVKVQIDRLWMHPMYRKQIKRSKTLLAHTDKIIDLGTTVVIGETRPVSKNKTWKVIEIVAGGSKKVLEQTTKQAAQEEDKKLVEEKPSKPTLAETKKETVKKD; translated from the coding sequence ATGAAAACAATAACTGGAATTGTCGTTTCAAATAAAATGGAAAAAACGGTGAAAGTTCAGATTGACCGATTATGGATGCATCCGATGTATAGAAAACAAATCAAGCGAAGTAAGACCTTACTGGCTCACACTGATAAAATTATTGACCTGGGAACCACTGTTGTTATTGGAGAAACCAGACCGGTCAGTAAAAATAAAACTTGGAAAGTAATCGAAATTGTAGCTGGTGGTAGTAAGAAAGTACTTGAACAAACGACTAAACAAGCTGCTCAAGAAGAAGATAAAAAACTCGTTGAGGAAAAACCCTCAAAACCAACTCTAGCTGAAACTAAAAAAGAAACTGTTAAAAAAGATTAA
- the rpmC gene encoding 50S ribosomal protein L29: MKKDRKQTIREMSIGELSKRLTEITKELVDAKMSLAMGTLKNVHQIKLLRHEMAFIKTILTKRQQEAEPGK, encoded by the coding sequence ATGAAAAAAGATCGCAAGCAAACTATTAGAGAGATGAGTATTGGTGAACTAAGCAAACGTCTGACTGAAATTACTAAAGAATTGGTTGATGCCAAAATGAGTTTAGCTATGGGAACTTTGAAAAATGTTCATCAGATTAAGCTGCTACGGCACGAAATGGCTTTTATTAAAACTATCTTAACTAAACGTCAGCAGGAAGCTGAGCCTGGTAAATAG